The genomic DNA GGATGACCAGCCCGGGCTGTGATCGCCGCTGTTCGAGGGCTTGGGGGCTGATGAGTTGCGCGATGGGCATGGTGAGCTCCTGTGGCTGAGTCGGGGTCGGTCCTACTGCCCTTCCTCCAGGGTCTGGGCCAGTGGGACGTAATATTCATTGAACAGCGCATCCACCGCCTCGCGGGCCTGGTCGGTCACGAAACCGGCTTCCAGCACCAGCACCTGATAGACGCCGCGCTTGATGGCCTGCTCACTCAGGTGGCTGAAATTTTCCCGCGTGGTGCACAGAAACCGCACCCAGGACGTGAGGATGATCCAGGCGTTGAGGGTCAGGGACTCGATCTGCACCCGGTCCATCTTCAGGATGCCGGCGGCAACAAAGCCCTCGTAGATCGCGGTGCCGTGGATCAGGCAGCGCTGGGAAAACCGCCGATAGCGGGCCGCAAGGTCCGGATCGCTGTCGAGCAGATGCTCCAGGTCCCGGTGCAGGAAGCGGTAACGCCACATGGCCGCCAACAGTTCCTGCAGGTAGAAGCGCTTGTCATCCACCGTGGCCGCCCGGCCCTGGGGCGGACGCAGGAAGCTGTCCACCAGATTCTCGTATTCACTGAACAGCACGGCGATGATCGCCTGCTTGTTGGGGAAGTGGTAATAGAGATTGCCCGGGGACATGTCCATGTGGGCGGCGATGTGATTGGTGCTGACGCTGCGCTCACCCTGTTGGTTGAACAGCTCGAGGCTGTTTTGCACGATGCGCTCGCTGGTTTTCATTCGTGGGGCCATGGTTTGGGCTTTAATTCGACGAAGGCATTGATCGGCATCTTACGACCTATCGGTCACAGGAAAAACCCACAGCCGTTGCGGATGTCATTGACTTTCTAGAGTATAAGCTCTAGAAAACACCCATTCTAATAATATCCGGTGCCTGACGATGCCTGCCGACGTTGCCTACCTGCACGAGTCTCAACAACAACTGGAGGAGCTGCGGTCGCTCTTCGATGCCCAGCGCCAGGCCTACGCTGCCCACCCGATGCCACCGGCCGAACAGCGCCGACAATGGCTCAAGGCACTGCGCGAGGTATTGAGCAACGAACGACAAGCCTTGATCGACGCCATCAGCCAGGATTTCAGCCACCGCAGCGCCGACGAAACCCTGTTGGCCGAACTGATGCCGAGCCTGCACGGCATCCATTACGCCAGCCGCCATCTCCAAGGCTGGATGAAACCCTCCCGACGCAAGGTAGGCATGGCCTTTCAACCGGCCTCAGCCAAGGTGATCTATCAGCCGTTGGGCGTCGTCGGGGTCATCGTGCCGTGGAACTACCCGCTATTCCTGGCCATCGGGCCACTGGTCGGGGCATTGGCGGCCGGCAACCGGGTGATGCTCAAGCTCAGCGAATCGACACCGGCGACCGGCTTGCTGCTCAAGCAATTGCTGGCCCGTGTCTTCCCCCAAGACCTGGTGTGCGTGGTGCTCGGCGAGGCAGAGGTGGGCATGGCGTTTTCCAAGCTGCCCTTCGATCACCTGTTGTTCACCGGTGCCACCAGCATTGGCAAACATGTCATGCGCGCCGCTGCCGAAAACCTGACCCCGGTCACCCTGGAGCTGGGTGGGAAATCGCCGGCCATCGTGTCGGTCGATGTCCCCATCAAGGACGCCGCCGAACGCATTGCCTTCGGCAAAACCCTGAATGCCGGGCAAACCTGTGTCGCCCCGGACTACGTGCTGGTGCCGCAGAACCGCGTCGGCGAGTTCGTCGAGGCGTATCGCGAGGCGGTCCGCGGGTTTTATCCGACCCTGGCGAACAACCCGGACTACACCGCCATCATCAACGAACGACAACTGGCGCGGCTCAACGGCTACATCAGCGACGCCACCGGCAAGGGCGCGTTGCTGATCGAGCTGTTCGAACAAGGCCAGGGCCGCCGCATGGCCCATAGTCTGCTGCTCAACGTCAACGATGAGATGACCGTCATGCAGGACGAGATCTTCGGCCCGCTGCTGCCCATCGTTCCTTATGACAATCTGGACCAGGCGTTTGCCTACATCAATCAGCGCCCCCGCCCGCTGGCGCTCTACTACTTCGGCTACAACAAGGCCGAACAGCATCGTGTGCTCCACGAAACCCATTCCGGCGGCGTCTGCCTGAACGACACGCTGTTGCACGTCGCCCAGGATGACATGCCGTTCGGCGGCATCGGGCCCTCGGGAATGGGGCATTACCATGGGCATGAGGGTTTCCTGACCTTCAGCAAGGCCAAGGGCGTGCTGACCAAACAGCGATTCAACGCGGCGAAGCTGATTTATCCGCCCTACGGCAAGCCCTTGCAGAAGCTGATCCAGAAGCTGTTTGTCCGCTGACGCGTCTCTTGCCGGGTAATCACAACAATGAACCCCAGCCTCACTGATACCCCCGCGCTGTCACGGCGCGGCCTGCTGAAATTCAGCCTCGGCGCCAGCGCCTTCCTGGCCACCGTCGGGCTGGGCGCCAGCCTGAGCGGTTGCTCGCCTAGCCAACCGGCCAACGGCCTGGCGGCACTGCGCGACAGCGACCTGGCGTTTTTACGCGCCGTCATCCCCGTGATGCTGGACGGTGCAATGGCCATCGGGCAGCTCCCTGCCGCCATTGACGCGACCCTGGGCAGCCTGGACAGAAGCCTGGCCCACTTGTCCCCCGCCATGCTCAAGCTCACGCATCAGCTGTTCGATGTGCTTACGCTGGGCGTGACCCGTGGCCCCCTGACCGGGGTTTGGGGGGCGTGGGAAAATGCCAGTGCCGATGACATCCGCCAGTTCCTCGACCGGTGGGAAAACAGTTCGCTGGACCTGCTGCGACAAGGCCACAGTTCGTTGCTGCAATTGGTGATGATGGCCTGGTACACCCAATCCGAAGCCTGGGCGCATTGCGGGTATCCAGGACCGCCAACGGTCTGAAAGCCAGACCCCGACCCCCTGTGGGAGCGAGCTTGCTCGCGATAGCGTCGCATCAGCCACCTATCGATTGACTGACACACCGCTATCGCGAGCAAGCTCGCTCCCACAAAGGGCCTATCGCAATCTCATAACAATAAGAGAGCCCTGAACATGCCCCTACCCGATCCCTTCCGCGAAGGCCTCGCTCGTGGCTGGACCACCTACAACGGCGCGCAGCTGACCGAAGATCTGACCCTGGAAGCCGACGTGGCCATCGTCGGCAGCGGTGCCGGTGGCGGCACCACGGCGGAAATTCTCAGTGCTGCCGGCTACCGCGTGTTGCTGATCGAGGAAGGGCCGCTTAAGACCAGCCATGACTTCAAGCTGCTCGAAGACCAGGCCTACAGCAGCCTGTACCAGGAAGGCCTCGGGCGCATGAGCAAGGACGGCGCCATCACCATTCTCCAGGGCCGGGCGGTCGGTGGCACGACGCTGATCAATTGGACCTCCAGCTTCCGCCCCCCCGACCAGACCCTCGACCACTGGGCCGCCGAGCACAACGTCAAGGGCCACGGCCGCGTCGAGATGGCGCCTTGGTTTACGCAGATGGAACAACGCCTGGGCGTGGCGCCGTGGTTCGTCCCGCCCAACGCCAACAATGACGTGATCCGCAAAGGCTGTGAACAATTGGGCTACGCCTGGCACGTCATCCCGCGCAACGTCCGCGGCTGCTGGAACCTGGGTTATTGCGGCATGGGCTGCCCGACCAACGCCAAGCAGTCGATGCTGGTCACCACCATCCCGGCCACGTTGGACAAGGGTGGCGCGCTGCTTTACCTGGCGCGGGCCGAGCGCCTGACGATCAAAAACGATGCCGTCGTAGGCATCGAGTGCCAGGCCATGGACGAGCGTTGCGTGGTGCCGACCGGGCGGCGTATCACCATCAAGGCGCGGCACTACGTGCTGGCGGGCGGCGGCATCAACAGCCCGGGCCTGCTGTTGCGCTCCGCGGCGCCAGACCCGCACGAACGCTTGGGCAAGCGCACTTTCCTGCACTTGGTGAACATGTCCGCAGGGCAATTCGACGAGGTCATCAACCCGTTCTACGGTGCGCCGCAATCGATTTATTCGGATCACTTCCAATGGCAGGACGGGATCACCGGCAAGATGTCCTACAAGCTCGAAGTCCCACCCTTGCACCCGGCCCTCGCGACCACGTTATTGGGTGGGTTCGGCCCCGAGAACGCCTTGCACATGTCCCGACTGCCCCACACCCACGCCATGCTCGCGCTGTTGCGCGACGGTTTTCACCCAGACAGCCCCGGCGGTCGCGTCGAGTTACGCAGCGACGGCACGCCCGTGCTCGACTACCCCGTTTCGCCGTATACCTGGGACGGCTTGCGCCGGGCCTTCCACAGCATGGCCGAGATCCAGTTTGCCGGCGGCGCCAAGGCAGTGATGCCCCTGCACAACGACGCCCGCTACGTGAAGACCCTGGCCGAAGCCCGCACGCTGATCGACGGGCTCGACCTGGCCTTGTACCGCACGCGCCTGGGCAGTGCCCACGTGATGGGTGGCTGCGCCATGGGTGAGGACCCGAAAACCGCCGTCACCGACAGCCTGGGCCGCCATCACCAATTGGGCAACCTGTCGATCCATGACGGCTCGCTGTTCCCCACCAGCATCGGCGCCAACCCGCAATTATCGGTGTATGGGCTGACCGCACAATTGGCGACGGCCCTGGCCGAACGCCTGAAAACGCCATGAATATCCCAAGGCTATTCACTTAAATTAAAGGATGGTTTGAATCATTGTGGCGAGGGGATTTATCCCCGCTGGGCTGCGCAGCGGCCCCAAAAAGGCTGAATGCAACCAGCCTGGCACACTGCAGTGGCTGGGTTCAGGGCCGCTTCGCAGCCCAGCGGGGATAAATCCCCTCGCCACAGATTCATCTGCTTACTTAGGTGCGCAACATTGCATGGATATCTGGACTATTCGCAGCGTCTATAGTGCTTTCTTATCCAACAGCCGACTTGGCCGACCGAGAAGGCTGCGATACCATCCGACTCCCCAACGGACTCCCGCCAGGACGACGCGATGAACCGAGTGTTGTACCCAGGTACCTTCGACCCTATTACCAAGGGCCATGGCGATCTGGTCGAACGCGCCGCGCGCCTGTTCGACCATGTGATCATTGCCGTCGCCGCCAGCCCGAAGAAGAACCCGCTGTTCCCGCTGGAGCAACGTGTGGAACTGGCCCGCGAGGTCACCAAACACCTGCCCAACGTGGAAGTGGTCGGTTTCTCGACGCTTTTGGCCCACTTTGCCAAGGAAAAGAACGCCAATGTGTTCCTGCGCGGCCTGCGTGCGGTCTCGGACTTCGAGTACGAGTTCCAACTGGCCAACATGAACCGCCAACTGGCACCGGACGTCGAGAGCCTGTTCTTGACGCCGTCGGAGCGCTACTCCTTCATTTCCTCGACCCTGGTACGGGAAATCGCGGCGTTGGGCGGTGATATCACCAAGTTCGTCCACCCGGCCGTGGCCGATGCGCTGACCCTGCGCTTCAAGAAATAACCGGCTGGCGCTGCGAGCCACCTCGCAGCGCTACGCAGTCCATCGCGCCCGCGTGCACTGCGCTCGCCAATGCGGCACAATTGCGCCCATACGTTTTCAGATGCCCGGGCCAAACGCCCCGGCAGGAGCCTGCATGTCCCTGATCATCACCGACGACTGCATCAATTGCGACGTCTGCGAACCCGAATGCCCGAACGAGGCCATTTCCCAAGGCGAGGAGATCTACGTCATCGACCCGAACCTGTGCACCCAGTGCGTCGGCCATTACGACGAACCCCAGTGCCAGCAGGTTTGCCCGGTCGATTGCATCCCGCTGGACGAGGCTCATCCGGAGACGGAAGAGCAGTTGATGGCGAAATATCGCAAGATCACTGGCAAGGCTTGAATTTTGGGCGGCCCTGCTGGCCCCATCGCGAGCAAGCTCGCTCCCACAAGGGATTTGCTTCAGCCCCCAATGGTGTAGACACAGCAGATCCCTGTGGGAGCGAGCTTGCTCGCGATGAGGCCATCAGCCACACCCCAAAACCAACTGTCACTCCTGCCGCTCAAACCCCTCCCCCACACACCCCAGGCACCGCACGAACGTGGCCTTCGCCGGGTCCACCACCAACGCCTTCCCCGCATCACCGACCCCGCCACCCAGCGCGGTAAAGGGCAACGACACCACGAACGCCCCAGCCCCGATCACCGTGGCGGCGAGCAGCAGTGGGCGAGCGATCAGCAGATCACCGATCATGGCAAAAGCCGGCGGATTCTGGATGGTGTAGCGCGGGTCGCCGCTGCCGCTGCTTGCCAGGGCAGGCAAACCGATACTCAGCAGCAGCGCTAGAACGACAGGTCGAAGAGGTTTCATCGGGCGATCCTTCGGCTAAAGCAGTTGACTACTGACTATAGACCGTCGGACGCATCAGCTCTGGCAGCGTGGACACCAGACACTCGCGCGCTGGCCCAGGCGGATTTCCCGCAGCCCCGTGCCACAGACCTTGCACAACTCCCCGCCCCGGCCGTAGACGAACAGCTCCTGCTGGAAATAGCCGGGGCTGGCCGTCCCCACCGATGAAATCCCGCAACGTGGTGCCGCCGCGCTCGATGGCATGGGCGAGGATGCGCTTGATCTCGATCGCCAGCTTCAGGTAACGCGCCCGGGAAATGCCCCCCGCGGCCCGGCGCGGGTCGATCCCGGCGGCGAACAGCGCCTCGGTTGCGTAGATATTGCCCACGCCCACCACCACCGCGTTGTCCATGATGAACGGCTTGACCGCCATGGAGCGCCCCCGGCGAAAGCTGGAACAACCGTTCGCCATCGAACAGATCGGTCAACGGCTCGGGGCCGAGGCGAATCAGCAACTCGTGATTGAGTGGGTCGAGGCTCCAGAGCATCGCGCCGAAACGCCGAGGGTCGGTGTAGCGCAAGGCCAGGCCGGACTCCAGCTCGATGTCCACGTGCTCGTGCTTGAGGGCCGGCATGCCAACCTCCACCAGGCGCAGGTTGCCGGACATACCCAGATGGCTGATCAACGTGCCGACCTCGGCATTGATCAACAGGTACTTGGCCCGCCGCTCCACCTGCACGATGCGCTGGCCCGAGAGCCGCACGTCGAGATCTTCCGGGATTGGCCAGCGCAGGCGGCGGTCGCGGACCACCACGCGACTGACCCGCTGGCCTTCAAGGTGGGGCGCGATACCGCGACGGGTGGTTTCGACTTCCGGCA from Pseudomonas beijingensis includes the following:
- a CDS encoding coniferyl aldehyde dehydrogenase, producing the protein MPADVAYLHESQQQLEELRSLFDAQRQAYAAHPMPPAEQRRQWLKALREVLSNERQALIDAISQDFSHRSADETLLAELMPSLHGIHYASRHLQGWMKPSRRKVGMAFQPASAKVIYQPLGVVGVIVPWNYPLFLAIGPLVGALAAGNRVMLKLSESTPATGLLLKQLLARVFPQDLVCVVLGEAEVGMAFSKLPFDHLLFTGATSIGKHVMRAAAENLTPVTLELGGKSPAIVSVDVPIKDAAERIAFGKTLNAGQTCVAPDYVLVPQNRVGEFVEAYREAVRGFYPTLANNPDYTAIINERQLARLNGYISDATGKGALLIELFEQGQGRRMAHSLLLNVNDEMTVMQDEIFGPLLPIVPYDNLDQAFAYINQRPRPLALYYFGYNKAEQHRVLHETHSGGVCLNDTLLHVAQDDMPFGGIGPSGMGHYHGHEGFLTFSKAKGVLTKQRFNAAKLIYPPYGKPLQKLIQKLFVR
- a CDS encoding GMC family oxidoreductase, which encodes MPLPDPFREGLARGWTTYNGAQLTEDLTLEADVAIVGSGAGGGTTAEILSAAGYRVLLIEEGPLKTSHDFKLLEDQAYSSLYQEGLGRMSKDGAITILQGRAVGGTTLINWTSSFRPPDQTLDHWAAEHNVKGHGRVEMAPWFTQMEQRLGVAPWFVPPNANNDVIRKGCEQLGYAWHVIPRNVRGCWNLGYCGMGCPTNAKQSMLVTTIPATLDKGGALLYLARAERLTIKNDAVVGIECQAMDERCVVPTGRRITIKARHYVLAGGGINSPGLLLRSAAPDPHERLGKRTFLHLVNMSAGQFDEVINPFYGAPQSIYSDHFQWQDGITGKMSYKLEVPPLHPALATTLLGGFGPENALHMSRLPHTHAMLALLRDGFHPDSPGGRVELRSDGTPVLDYPVSPYTWDGLRRAFHSMAEIQFAGGAKAVMPLHNDARYVKTLAEARTLIDGLDLALYRTRLGSAHVMGGCAMGEDPKTAVTDSLGRHHQLGNLSIHDGSLFPTSIGANPQLSVYGLTAQLATALAERLKTP
- a CDS encoding YfhL family 4Fe-4S dicluster ferredoxin; protein product: MSLIITDDCINCDVCEPECPNEAISQGEEIYVIDPNLCTQCVGHYDEPQCQQVCPVDCIPLDEAHPETEEQLMAKYRKITGKA
- a CDS encoding twin-arginine translocation pathway signal protein, which translates into the protein MNPSLTDTPALSRRGLLKFSLGASAFLATVGLGASLSGCSPSQPANGLAALRDSDLAFLRAVIPVMLDGAMAIGQLPAAIDATLGSLDRSLAHLSPAMLKLTHQLFDVLTLGVTRGPLTGVWGAWENASADDIRQFLDRWENSSLDLLRQGHSSLLQLVMMAWYTQSEAWAHCGYPGPPTV
- a CDS encoding TetR/AcrR family transcriptional regulator; protein product: MAPRMKTSERIVQNSLELFNQQGERSVSTNHIAAHMDMSPGNLYYHFPNKQAIIAVLFSEYENLVDSFLRPPQGRAATVDDKRFYLQELLAAMWRYRFLHRDLEHLLDSDPDLAARYRRFSQRCLIHGTAIYEGFVAAGILKMDRVQIESLTLNAWIILTSWVRFLCTTRENFSHLSEQAIKRGVYQVLVLEAGFVTDQAREAVDALFNEYYVPLAQTLEEGQ
- the coaD gene encoding pantetheine-phosphate adenylyltransferase yields the protein MNRVLYPGTFDPITKGHGDLVERAARLFDHVIIAVAASPKKNPLFPLEQRVELAREVTKHLPNVEVVGFSTLLAHFAKEKNANVFLRGLRAVSDFEYEFQLANMNRQLAPDVESLFLTPSERYSFISSTLVREIAALGGDITKFVHPAVADALTLRFKK
- a CDS encoding multidrug transporter — its product is MKPLRPVVLALLLSIGLPALASSGSGDPRYTIQNPPAFAMIGDLLIARPLLLAATVIGAGAFVVSLPFTALGGGVGDAGKALVVDPAKATFVRCLGCVGEGFERQE